One window of Arvicola amphibius chromosome 6, mArvAmp1.2, whole genome shotgun sequence genomic DNA carries:
- the Tssk3 gene encoding testis-specific serine/threonine-protein kinase 3, translating into MEDFLLSNGYQLGKTIGEGTYSKVKEAFSKKHQRKVAIKIIDKMGGPEEFIQRFLPRELQIVRTLDHKNIIRVYEMLESADGKIYLVMELAEGGDVFDCVLNGGPLPESRAKALFRQMVEAIRYCHGCGVAHRDLKCENALLQGFNLKLTDFGFAKVLPKSRRELSQTFCGSTAYAAPEVLQGIPHDSKKGDVWSMGVVLYVMLCASLPFDDTDIPKMLWQQQKGVSFPTHLGISTECQDLLKRLLEPDMILRPSIEEVSWHPWLAST; encoded by the exons ATGGAGGACTTTCTTCTCTCCAATGGGTACCAGCTGGGCAAGACCATTGGGGAAGGGACCTACTCAAAAGTCAAAGAAGCATTTTCcaaaaaacatcaaagaaaagtGGCAATTAAAATTATAGACAAGATGGGAGGGCCAGAAG AGTTTATCCAGAGATTCCTGCCCCGGGAGCTCCAGATTGTCCGTACCCTGGACCACAAAAACATCATCCGGGTGTATGAGATGCTGGAGTCAGCAGATGGAAAAATCTACCTGGTGATGGAACTGGCTGAGGGAGGGGATGTCTTTGACTGTGTGCTGAACGGAGGGCCGCTTCCCGAGAGCCGGGCCAAGGCCCTCTTCCGCCAGATGGTTGAGGCGATTCGCTACTGCCATGGCTGTGGCGTGGCCCACCGGGACCTTAAGTGTGAGAACGCCTTGTTGCAGGGCTTCAACCTGAAGCTGACCGACTTTGGCTTTGCCAAGGTCCTACCCAAGTCACGCAGGGAGCTGAGCCAGACCTTCTGTGGCAGCACAGCCTATGCCGCTCCCGAAGTGCTGCAGGGCATACCCCACGATAGCAAGAAAGGTGATGTCTGGAGCATGGGTGTGGTCCTGTATGTAATGCTCTGTGCAAGCCTACCTTTTGATGACACAGATATTCCCAAGATGCTGTGGCAGCAACAGAAGGGGGTATCCTTCCCCACTCATCTGGGCATCTCAACTGAATGCCAGGACCTGCTCAAGCGGCTCCTGGAACCAGATATGATACTCCGGCCTTCAATCGAAGAAGTTAGTTGGCACCCATGGCTAGCAAGCACTTGA
- the Fam229a gene encoding protein FAM229A, with translation MQPSPSALGPLRAADTCQAPPGPERPPAARARAVASSLGPASASGRVPRALDMSAQETPQGRRFPIEAGDSPGLASAPESQDSPEPVATDHNPVRPLRRCPGCHCLTLLHVPIDVYLAMGGSPRARAT, from the exons ATGCAGCCCTCCCCTTCGGCACTGGGGCCCCTGCGCGCAGCAGACACCTGCCAGGCTCCGCCTGGACCGGAGCGTCCTCCCGCTGCCAGGGCTCGGGCAGTTGCTTCCAGCCTGGGACCGGCCTCGGCCTCCGGCAG AGTGCCCCGGGCCCTGGACATGAGTGCCCAGGAGACCCCACAGGGTCGAAGATTCCCCATTGAGGCCGGAGACTCCCCTGGCCTTGCCTCCGCCcccgagtcccaggacagcccgGAGCCAGTAGCTACGGATCATAACCCTGTCAG GCCGCTCCGACGCTGCCCGGGCTGCCACTGTCTGACGCTGCTGCACGTGCCCATCGACGTCTACCTGGCCATGGGCGGGAGCCCCCGGGCCCGTGCCACCTGA
- the Marcksl1 gene encoding MARCKS-related protein — protein sequence MGSQSSKAPRGDVTAEEAAGTSPAKANGQENGHVKSNGDLTPKGEGESPPVNGTDEAAGATGDAIEPAPPSQEAEAKGEVAPKETPKKKKKFSFKKPFKLSGLSFKRNRKEGGGDSSASSPTEEEQEQGEISACSEEGTAQEGKAAATPESQEPQAKGAEASAASKGGDTEEEAGPQAAEPSTPSGPESGPAAASAEQNE from the exons ATGGGCAGCCAGAGCTCCAAGGCTCCCCGGGGCGACGTGACCGCCGAGGAGGCAGCGGGCACTTCCCCCGCGAAGGCCAACGGACAG GAGAATGGCCATGTGAAAAGCAATGGAGACTTAACCCCCAAGGGTGAAGGGGAGTCACCACCCGTGAACGGAACAGATGAGGCAGCTGGGGCTACTGGCGACGCCATCGAGCCAGCGCCCCCtagccaggaagctgaggccaaGGGGGAGGTCGCCCCCAAGGAGACccccaagaagaagaagaaattctcGTTCAAGAAGCCTTTCAAATTGAGTGGCTTGTCCTTCAAGAGAAATCGGAAGGAGGGTGGGGGTGATTCTTCGGCCTCCTCACCgacagaggaagagcaggagcagGGGGAGATCAGCGCCTGCAGCGAAGAGGGCACTGCCCAAGAAGGGAAGGCCGCCGCCACCCCTGAAAGCCAAGAGCCCCAGGCCAAGGGGGCAGAGGCTAGTGCAGCCTCCAAGGGAGGAGACACGGAAGAGGAGGCAGGGCCCCAGGCTGCAGAGCCATCCACTCCCTCGGGGCCCGAGAGTGGCCCTGCAGCAGCGAGCGCTGAGCAGAATGAGTAG